From Micromonospora nigra, one genomic window encodes:
- a CDS encoding NAD-dependent epimerase/dehydratase family protein, whose product MTTFLVTGSHGWVGGHLRRILAERGHQVVGAGRRPRTAGTAERYLEVDLRDGRATAAAVAAVRPDVVVHLAGALPQRVADVDELIADVVPPTYHLCRALRAVEGVDRPPRLVVVGSSAQYGAVPRERNPVTEEVAALPLGAYGHAKAAAESLALAMGADGRISVTAARPFNHVGPGEGTATVAGALARRVADVATGRLARVRVADLDAVRDFTDVRDVARAYADIADAGRPGRTYNVCSGRAVSVGAVLRVLLDVAGLDESVVDVADGGAGGVRYQVGSADRLTAEVGWKPERELRESLGDLLGELVDRHPTDEESKR is encoded by the coding sequence GTGACGACATTTCTGGTCACCGGCTCGCACGGGTGGGTCGGCGGTCATCTGCGACGGATCCTGGCCGAACGGGGTCACCAGGTCGTCGGGGCGGGCCGGCGACCACGTACCGCCGGGACCGCCGAACGCTACCTGGAGGTCGACCTGCGCGACGGGCGGGCGACCGCCGCCGCCGTCGCCGCCGTCCGGCCCGACGTCGTCGTCCACCTGGCTGGCGCACTCCCGCAACGGGTCGCCGACGTGGACGAACTGATCGCGGACGTGGTCCCACCGACCTACCACCTGTGCCGGGCGCTGCGGGCGGTCGAGGGCGTCGACCGGCCCCCGCGCCTGGTGGTCGTGGGCTCGTCGGCGCAGTACGGTGCCGTGCCGAGGGAGCGCAACCCGGTGACCGAGGAGGTCGCGGCACTGCCCCTGGGTGCCTACGGCCACGCCAAGGCGGCGGCGGAGTCGCTGGCCCTGGCCATGGGGGCGGACGGGCGGATCTCCGTCACGGCCGCGCGACCGTTCAACCACGTGGGGCCGGGTGAGGGGACGGCGACGGTCGCGGGTGCGCTGGCCCGCCGGGTGGCCGACGTGGCGACGGGCCGACTCGCCCGGGTCCGCGTCGCCGACCTGGACGCGGTCCGGGACTTCACCGACGTACGCGACGTGGCGCGGGCCTACGCGGACATTGCCGACGCCGGTCGACCCGGTCGTACCTACAATGTCTGCTCGGGTCGGGCCGTGTCCGTCGGGGCGGTGCTTCGCGTGCTGCTCGACGTGGCAGGTCTCGACGAGTCGGTCGTCGACGTCGCCGACGGCGGCGCAGGTGGCGTCCGTTACCAGGTGGGCTCCGCCGACAGACTGACCGCCGAGGTGGGCTGGAAACCGGAGCGGGAGCTCCGGGAGAGCCTCGGTGACCTGCTCGGGGAACTGGTCGACAGACACCCCACGGACGAGGAGAGCAAGCGATGA
- a CDS encoding nucleotidyltransferase family protein: MILAGGRGTRLRPFTTSFPKPLMPVGDIPILEILLRQLRAHGVTDVTLLTGHLAYLLEGYFEDGRRLGLRIDYLREERPLGTAGPLRQLAGTLDDDFFVLNGDLLTDLDFTALMARHRAADAPVTVSVYTRAEKIDLGILHLDPAEHVVGYEEKPTLKLDVSMGAYAMSPAALAEIPAEGSYDMPQLVLDLLGRGRRVASRRHEGFWLDIGRVDDYALANRLFSENPAGFLPDA; this comes from the coding sequence GTGATCCTCGCCGGGGGCCGCGGCACCCGGCTGCGGCCGTTCACCACGAGTTTCCCGAAGCCGCTCATGCCGGTCGGTGACATCCCGATTCTGGAGATCCTGCTGCGGCAGCTCAGGGCCCACGGGGTCACCGACGTGACCCTGCTGACGGGGCATCTGGCGTACCTGCTGGAGGGATACTTCGAGGACGGCCGCCGGCTCGGTCTCCGCATCGACTACCTGCGCGAGGAGCGTCCACTGGGGACCGCCGGGCCGCTGAGGCAGCTCGCCGGGACGTTGGACGACGACTTCTTCGTGCTGAACGGTGATCTGCTGACCGACCTCGACTTCACCGCGTTGATGGCCCGGCACCGCGCGGCCGACGCCCCGGTCACCGTCAGCGTCTACACCCGTGCCGAGAAGATCGACCTGGGCATCCTCCATCTCGACCCGGCGGAGCACGTCGTCGGCTACGAGGAGAAGCCCACCCTGAAGCTCGACGTGTCGATGGGCGCGTACGCCATGTCACCGGCAGCGTTGGCGGAGATTCCCGCCGAGGGCAGCTACGACATGCCCCAGCTCGTCCTCGACCTGCTCGGCAGGGGCCGGCGGGTCGCCAGTCGGCGCCACGAGGGCTTCTGGCTCGACATCGGCCGGGTCGACGACTACGCCCTGGCGAACAGGTTGTTCAGCGAGAACCCGGCCGGTTTCCTGCCGGACGCCTAA
- a CDS encoding trypsin-like peptidase domain-containing protein has product MQPDGPYRFTHLLGGSPVGKAWAAVDSQGRFVTVAVLDAVVAATPGWREAFAAAVNNQAQVTPHAYADFSAAAPWVAYPAEAGPAVERLFRALGVDYQPVPAGVPVSAPPVSAPPRSVSAPPQPVPAVPGPPAPVSAEGAFPDPFAAPARRIQPTTRPPRRTGLWAGVVAAALAVVLGGGAAVWALSGDEEAPPRADPTFFPTTSTVDPGLKPWAEAAPFSPEERALAVATPAVVFVEAVFTGYVRDAATGKPIRRAPITFTRRCSAFVVNADGHALTSSSCVEPTEENARQIAIDAVARMLVRENQLTTVQVPEYIRTTLPKVRFTGPDPGTEPASEVYAQLNAAKGNLTTEPAIPATVVRTLPAETGNTALVKLARGNLPAVELNPGAELAEGAPVLVLGFATSDVDFRTATYQPRSKLVTITGTGRRGPVSIYRINEDIGAASHGGIALDANGRVAGMLDQDQARPDRANRVVLPAATVAGLLAEAGVANALSDTDKRYRSGLDAYFAGENATAITELDAAAQGAPTNLLAQAYRQNAVERQQNERQEAEGSTWPTVLLAGVGGALVVGLVLAALLIARRRRHGR; this is encoded by the coding sequence ATGCAGCCGGACGGCCCGTACAGGTTCACCCACTTGCTGGGTGGATCGCCGGTCGGCAAGGCGTGGGCAGCCGTCGACAGCCAGGGACGGTTCGTCACGGTCGCGGTCCTCGACGCCGTGGTCGCCGCCACACCCGGCTGGCGCGAGGCGTTCGCCGCGGCGGTGAACAACCAGGCGCAGGTGACGCCGCACGCGTACGCCGACTTCTCGGCGGCAGCGCCGTGGGTGGCGTACCCCGCCGAGGCCGGGCCGGCCGTGGAACGGCTGTTCCGGGCGCTCGGCGTGGACTACCAGCCCGTGCCCGCCGGTGTCCCGGTGTCCGCCCCGCCGGTGTCGGCCCCGCCACGGTCCGTCTCGGCTCCGCCGCAGCCCGTTCCCGCGGTCCCCGGGCCTCCGGCACCGGTGAGCGCCGAGGGGGCGTTCCCCGACCCCTTCGCCGCACCGGCCCGCCGCATCCAGCCCACCACGCGCCCGCCACGGCGCACCGGCCTCTGGGCCGGCGTCGTCGCCGCCGCGCTGGCCGTCGTTCTCGGTGGCGGAGCCGCGGTCTGGGCCCTCAGCGGTGACGAGGAGGCGCCGCCCCGCGCGGATCCGACCTTCTTCCCCACCACGTCGACGGTCGATCCCGGCCTGAAACCCTGGGCCGAGGCTGCGCCGTTCAGCCCGGAAGAGCGCGCCCTCGCGGTCGCGACACCGGCGGTGGTCTTCGTCGAGGCCGTCTTCACCGGCTACGTCCGTGACGCCGCCACGGGAAAGCCGATCCGGCGCGCGCCGATCACCTTCACCCGCCGGTGCAGCGCCTTCGTGGTCAACGCGGACGGGCACGCCCTCACCAGCAGCTCCTGCGTCGAACCGACCGAGGAGAACGCCCGGCAGATCGCCATCGACGCGGTGGCCCGGATGCTCGTACGCGAGAACCAGCTCACCACCGTCCAGGTGCCGGAGTACATCCGTACCACCCTGCCGAAGGTGCGGTTCACCGGGCCCGATCCGGGGACGGAGCCGGCCAGCGAGGTGTACGCGCAGCTCAACGCCGCCAAGGGCAACCTGACGACCGAGCCCGCCATCCCCGCCACGGTCGTCCGGACCCTGCCCGCCGAGACCGGCAACACCGCCCTCGTCAAACTGGCCCGGGGCAACCTGCCCGCCGTGGAGCTGAACCCGGGGGCCGAGCTCGCCGAGGGCGCGCCGGTGCTCGTCCTCGGGTTCGCCACCAGCGACGTCGACTTCCGCACCGCCACCTACCAACCCCGGTCGAAACTGGTCACGATCACCGGAACCGGAAGGCGGGGGCCGGTCTCGATCTACCGGATCAACGAGGACATCGGGGCGGCGTCCCACGGCGGCATCGCCCTCGACGCCAACGGCCGGGTCGCCGGCATGCTCGACCAGGACCAGGCGCGACCCGACCGGGCGAACCGGGTGGTGCTGCCGGCCGCCACCGTCGCAGGGCTGCTCGCCGAGGCCGGGGTCGCCAACGCGCTCAGCGACACCGACAAGCGGTACCGCAGCGGCCTCGACGCGTACTTCGCCGGAGAGAACGCGACAGCGATCACGGAGCTGGACGCCGCGGCGCAGGGTGCCCCCACCAACCTGCTCGCCCAGGCGTACCGGCAGAACGCCGTGGAACGGCAGCAGAACGAACGGCAGGAGGCCGAAGGGTCGACCTGGCCGACGGTACTGCTCGCGGGGGTGGGCGGTGCCCTCGTGGTCGGCCTGGTCCTGGCGGCGCTGCTCATCGCGCGTCGCCGCCGGCACGGCCGATGA
- the hutU gene encoding urocanate hydratase yields the protein MTRSTQAAGGTGHVRAARGTERTARGWPQEAALRMLMNNLDPEVAERPDDLVVYGGTGRAARDWPSYHALVRTLTDLRDDETMLVQSGRPVGVMRTHEWAPRVLLANSNLVGDWATWPEFRRLEQLGLTMYGQMTAGSWIYIGTQGILQGTYETFAAVAARKFGDTLAGTLTLTAGCGGMGGAQPLAVTMNGGACLIVDVDRSRLDRRVHDRYLDGVADSLDDAVERVLAAKRERRALSVGVVGNAATVFPELLRRGVDVDVVTDQTSAHDPLSYLPMGVELADARDYAAAKPAEFTDRARASMAAHVEAMVGFLDAGAEVFDYGNSIRDEARLGGYERAFDFPGFVPAYIRPLFCEGRGPFRWAALSGDPADIAATDRAILELFPENEPLARWIRLAGERVAFQGLPARICWLGYGERDVAGVRFNEMVASGELSAPVVIGRDHLDCGSVASPYRETEAMADGSDAIADWPLLNALVNTASGASWVSIHHGGGVGIGRSIHAGQVCVADGSALAGQKIERVLTNDPAMGVVRHVDAGYDAAREVADRTGVRVPMTEGPA from the coding sequence ATGACGCGATCCACCCAGGCAGCGGGCGGCACCGGACACGTCCGCGCCGCTCGCGGCACCGAGCGCACCGCCCGTGGCTGGCCGCAGGAGGCCGCCCTGCGGATGCTGATGAACAACCTCGACCCGGAGGTCGCCGAACGCCCCGACGACCTGGTGGTCTACGGCGGGACAGGGAGGGCGGCGCGGGACTGGCCGTCGTACCACGCGCTGGTGCGGACACTGACCGACCTGCGGGACGACGAGACGATGCTGGTGCAGTCGGGTCGACCGGTCGGGGTGATGCGCACCCACGAGTGGGCCCCCCGGGTGCTGCTGGCCAACTCGAACCTGGTCGGCGACTGGGCCACCTGGCCGGAGTTCCGCCGCCTGGAGCAGCTCGGCCTGACCATGTACGGGCAGATGACCGCCGGCTCGTGGATCTACATCGGCACGCAGGGCATCCTCCAGGGCACGTACGAGACGTTCGCGGCGGTGGCCGCCCGGAAGTTCGGTGACACCCTGGCCGGCACACTGACGTTGACCGCCGGGTGCGGCGGGATGGGCGGTGCGCAGCCCCTCGCGGTCACCATGAACGGTGGCGCATGCCTGATCGTCGACGTCGACCGGAGCCGGCTGGACCGGCGGGTGCACGACCGTTACCTGGACGGTGTGGCCGACTCCCTCGACGACGCGGTCGAGCGGGTGCTCGCCGCGAAGCGGGAGCGCCGGGCGCTGAGCGTGGGCGTGGTCGGCAACGCCGCGACGGTCTTCCCCGAGCTGCTGCGCCGGGGTGTCGACGTCGACGTCGTGACCGACCAGACCAGCGCGCACGATCCCCTGTCGTACCTGCCAATGGGCGTCGAGCTGGCCGACGCGCGCGACTACGCGGCGGCGAAGCCCGCCGAGTTCACCGACCGGGCCCGCGCGTCGATGGCGGCGCACGTCGAGGCGATGGTGGGCTTCCTCGACGCGGGCGCGGAGGTGTTCGACTACGGCAACTCGATCCGCGACGAGGCGCGTCTCGGCGGGTACGAGCGGGCGTTCGACTTCCCCGGCTTCGTGCCGGCCTACATCCGGCCGTTGTTCTGCGAGGGCCGGGGCCCGTTCCGCTGGGCGGCGCTGTCCGGTGATCCGGCCGACATCGCCGCCACCGACCGGGCGATCCTGGAGCTGTTCCCGGAGAACGAGCCCCTGGCGCGGTGGATCCGGCTGGCCGGGGAGCGGGTCGCCTTCCAGGGCCTGCCGGCGCGGATCTGCTGGCTGGGCTACGGCGAGCGGGACGTCGCCGGGGTACGGTTCAACGAGATGGTCGCCTCGGGTGAGCTGTCCGCCCCGGTGGTGATCGGTCGGGACCATCTGGACTGCGGCAGCGTGGCCAGCCCGTACCGGGAGACCGAGGCGATGGCCGACGGCTCCGACGCGATCGCCGACTGGCCGCTGCTCAACGCGCTGGTCAACACGGCCAGCGGGGCTTCCTGGGTGTCGATCCACCACGGCGGCGGGGTGGGCATCGGCCGGTCGATCCACGCCGGGCAGGTCTGCGTGGCCGACGGCAGCGCCCTGGCGGGGCAGAAGATCGAACGGGTGCTGACCAACGACCCGGCGATGGGCGTGGTCCGGCACGTCGACGCGGGCTACGACGCGGCCCGCGAGGTCGCGGACCGCACCGGCGTGCGGGTTCCGATGACGGAGGGCCCGGCATGA
- a CDS encoding MurR/RpiR family transcriptional regulator yields the protein MNEGVAVVPTDRVLGLFDGVRLTPTQRRIAHCLVQHAPAVSYLSAAEVAELAGVSQPSVTRFAVALGHDGYPALRRRLRELTATAPDPTTAGNELQQAVRAEIGNLDRLAGQLADRERIAGTGRLLAASRPLPVLGLRAAAPLAAYFAYFAAKVHPDVRVLDCGGSLLADRLEQAAEAGAGALLAFVLPRYPRETLDALRAARDAGLTVVAITDSPVSPAAEHADVVLPAAVGAQLVFDLHTAPMTLAMVLLQAICDAAPAETQRRLEAFEASAARRQLFLG from the coding sequence ATGAATGAAGGAGTTGCCGTCGTGCCCACCGACCGGGTGCTCGGCCTCTTCGACGGGGTGCGACTCACCCCGACGCAGCGCCGCATCGCGCACTGTCTCGTGCAGCACGCCCCCGCGGTGAGTTACCTGTCGGCCGCCGAGGTGGCCGAGCTGGCCGGGGTCAGTCAGCCGTCGGTGACCCGGTTCGCGGTCGCGCTGGGTCACGACGGCTACCCGGCCCTGCGCCGCCGGCTGCGGGAGCTGACCGCCACCGCGCCCGACCCGACCACCGCCGGCAACGAACTCCAACAGGCGGTACGCGCCGAGATCGGCAACCTCGACCGGCTCGCCGGGCAGCTCGCCGACCGGGAACGGATCGCCGGGACGGGCCGGCTGCTGGCCGCCAGCCGCCCGTTGCCGGTGCTCGGGCTGCGGGCCGCCGCCCCGCTGGCCGCGTACTTCGCGTACTTCGCCGCGAAGGTGCACCCCGACGTGCGGGTGCTCGACTGCGGCGGCAGTCTGCTCGCCGACCGCCTCGAACAGGCCGCCGAGGCCGGAGCGGGCGCCCTGCTGGCGTTCGTGCTGCCCCGCTACCCCCGGGAGACCCTGGACGCGCTGCGCGCGGCCCGCGACGCCGGCCTGACCGTGGTGGCGATCACCGACTCGCCGGTCAGCCCGGCCGCCGAGCACGCCGACGTGGTGCTGCCCGCCGCGGTGGGCGCGCAGCTCGTGTTCGACCTGCACACCGCTCCGATGACGCTGGCCATGGTGCTGTTGCAGGCGATCTGTGACGCCGCCCCGGCCGAAACCCAGCGGCGACTGGAGGCGTTCGAAGCCTCCGCCGCCCGTCGACAGTTGTTCCTCGGTTAG
- a CDS encoding SDR family NAD(P)-dependent oxidoreductase — protein MTAVRTSDDWAGRSVLVTGAGGFIGSHLTERLVRAGARVRAMVRYNGRSDVGMLADVPAEVRGSVEIVHSDVTDPFAVRRAVAGCDTVFHLAALIAIPYSYVAPASYVATNVTGTLNVLEAARDLDVTRVVHTSTSETYGTARYTPIDEQHPMQPQSPYSASKISADALAESFHRSFDLPVAVIRPFNTYGPRQSARAVIPTVAAQVVAGRDRIALGDLRPVRDLTHVADTTAGFLAVAGADACVGQVTNIGSGRGIAIGDLARLVAEVAGRPGVEIVADDQRLRPARSEVFELVAATGRARERCGWQPTVPLREGLADVVEYVRAHLDRFDVDRYTV, from the coding sequence ATGACGGCGGTACGGACATCCGACGACTGGGCAGGCCGGAGTGTCCTCGTCACCGGCGCCGGCGGCTTCATCGGTTCGCACCTGACGGAACGCCTGGTCCGCGCCGGTGCCCGGGTGCGGGCGATGGTCCGCTACAACGGCCGTTCCGACGTCGGCATGCTCGCCGACGTGCCCGCCGAGGTACGCGGGTCCGTCGAGATCGTGCACTCGGACGTCACCGACCCGTTCGCGGTGCGGCGCGCTGTCGCGGGCTGCGACACCGTGTTCCACCTGGCCGCGCTCATCGCGATTCCCTACAGCTACGTCGCGCCGGCGTCCTACGTCGCGACCAACGTGACCGGCACCCTCAACGTGCTGGAGGCGGCCCGCGACCTCGACGTGACGCGGGTGGTGCACACCTCCACGTCGGAGACGTACGGCACCGCCCGCTACACGCCGATCGACGAGCAGCACCCGATGCAGCCGCAGTCCCCGTACTCCGCCTCGAAGATCAGCGCCGATGCGCTCGCGGAGTCCTTCCACCGCTCCTTCGACCTGCCCGTCGCCGTCATCCGCCCCTTCAACACGTACGGGCCCCGGCAGAGCGCCCGCGCGGTCATCCCGACGGTGGCCGCGCAGGTCGTGGCGGGCCGGGACCGGATCGCACTCGGCGACCTGCGGCCGGTGCGCGACCTGACCCACGTCGCGGACACGACCGCCGGTTTCCTCGCCGTGGCCGGCGCGGACGCCTGCGTGGGACAGGTCACCAACATCGGCAGCGGTCGGGGTATCGCCATCGGTGACCTCGCCCGACTGGTCGCCGAGGTCGCCGGGCGCCCCGGCGTCGAGATCGTGGCGGACGACCAGCGCCTGCGTCCGGCGCGCAGTGAGGTGTTCGAGCTGGTGGCGGCGACCGGCCGGGCCCGCGAGCGGTGCGGTTGGCAGCCGACGGTCCCGCTGCGCGAGGGGCTGGCCGACGTCGTGGAGTACGTGCGGGCGCACCTGGACCGGTTCGACGTCGACCGGTACACGGTGTGA
- a CDS encoding O-antigen ligase family protein — MTLVGVLLVHVLFETWAQVLSGPTSTDPRANLREAAQWPKHLKTALYLGLAALAVVKVAVDRLWHRFRTTADLALVVLVLVMVLAGAVNDSSATLMGEALFVYFRGAVVFYALRAADLDRVLVRRMLLPAAVVVGVNVVIALVQMVVGAPAHSALGWVDLTWADQSRAQGLQPHPNHLGHLLGLCLLGFLAWVAVNRSVPRRWWAVATVVAVAMSATQSRESLLGVLAAGGLVVLLVRGNTRRVLAVCLVVVLCTAAQVAVRPDNRAEWERRWDNAFSGLRNPAGSESTAARPSAPTSPAARPSGPTSPTARPSGSPATPTAGTRPSGAPTVTARPSPTREGATTPPGRKPTSGASLRPSAPAATRQPAASPQPAASRTPAPVREIRVLYLQQVARILPRQPVLGFGIGQFGGVVAEKNDPNWHRNPKFGPAGFNRYGFHAVQVDSFWLHLVMEVGLLGLVVYLVWLAAVALPLLRRIRQARRGAAAPAQSTVWGVTALVFACVVGFLSPSLEDPLLPPLLWTVVGVAWWVTRSAPEPATGGTVPAPREPDDGTAETRILSTDEILAQARLVRRPTPPRS; from the coding sequence GTGACGCTGGTCGGCGTTCTCCTGGTGCACGTCCTGTTCGAGACCTGGGCCCAGGTGCTCAGTGGACCGACCAGCACCGACCCGAGGGCCAACCTGCGGGAGGCCGCGCAGTGGCCGAAACACCTCAAGACGGCGCTCTACCTCGGGCTCGCGGCGCTCGCCGTCGTCAAGGTGGCCGTCGACCGGCTGTGGCACCGGTTCCGCACCACGGCGGATCTCGCCCTGGTGGTGCTGGTGCTGGTGATGGTGCTCGCCGGGGCCGTCAACGACTCGTCGGCGACCCTCATGGGCGAGGCGCTCTTCGTCTACTTCCGGGGTGCCGTCGTCTTCTACGCGTTGCGGGCCGCCGACCTGGATCGCGTCCTCGTCCGGCGGATGCTCCTTCCCGCCGCGGTGGTGGTGGGCGTCAACGTGGTCATCGCCCTCGTCCAGATGGTCGTCGGCGCACCCGCGCACAGCGCGCTCGGGTGGGTCGACCTGACCTGGGCCGACCAGAGCCGGGCGCAGGGCCTGCAACCGCATCCCAACCACCTCGGGCACCTGCTCGGGCTGTGCCTGCTCGGCTTCCTGGCCTGGGTCGCCGTGAACCGGTCCGTCCCGCGACGGTGGTGGGCCGTGGCCACGGTGGTCGCCGTCGCGATGTCCGCGACCCAGTCCCGGGAGTCCCTGCTGGGCGTGCTGGCCGCCGGTGGCCTGGTGGTGCTCCTGGTCCGCGGCAACACCCGGCGCGTCCTCGCCGTCTGCCTCGTCGTGGTGCTCTGCACCGCGGCGCAGGTCGCCGTGCGGCCCGACAACCGCGCCGAGTGGGAGCGGCGGTGGGACAACGCCTTCTCCGGGTTGCGCAACCCGGCCGGCAGCGAGTCGACGGCCGCCCGTCCGAGCGCCCCCACCAGCCCGGCGGCCCGTCCGAGCGGGCCCACCAGCCCGACCGCCCGTCCGAGCGGGTCCCCCGCCACCCCGACGGCCGGCACCCGTCCGTCGGGTGCCCCGACCGTGACCGCCAGGCCCTCGCCCACCAGGGAGGGTGCCACGACGCCCCCGGGCCGTAAGCCCACGTCCGGCGCGTCCCTCCGCCCGTCGGCACCCGCCGCCACCCGGCAGCCGGCGGCGTCCCCGCAGCCCGCAGCGAGCCGAACCCCCGCCCCGGTGCGCGAGATCCGGGTGCTCTACCTGCAACAGGTCGCGCGGATCCTGCCCCGCCAGCCGGTCCTCGGCTTCGGCATCGGTCAGTTCGGCGGCGTGGTGGCCGAGAAGAACGACCCCAACTGGCACCGGAACCCGAAGTTCGGCCCGGCCGGCTTCAACCGGTACGGCTTCCACGCCGTGCAGGTCGACTCGTTCTGGTTGCACCTGGTCATGGAGGTCGGACTGCTCGGCCTCGTCGTGTACCTGGTGTGGCTGGCGGCGGTCGCCCTGCCGCTGCTGCGCCGGATCCGGCAGGCCCGCCGTGGGGCTGCCGCACCCGCACAGTCGACGGTGTGGGGCGTGACCGCGCTGGTGTTCGCCTGTGTCGTCGGCTTCCTCTCGCCTTCCCTGGAGGATCCGCTGCTGCCGCCGCTGCTCTGGACGGTCGTGGGGGTCGCCTGGTGGGTCACCCGGTCGGCGCCGGAGCCGGCCACCGGGGGCACTGTTCCCGCACCACGCGAGCCGGACGACGGAACGGCGGAGACCCGGATCCTCTCGACGGACGAGATCCTCGCGCAGGCCCGGCTGGTCCGGCGACCCACGCCACCGAGGTCATGA
- a CDS encoding glycosyltransferase family 2 protein, whose product MAGGDGRPPAYPEVPGVESAPVGLLPSEPPLTPAISVCIAVRDRPELLVKAIRSVLAGRFDDYEVVVVDDGSVVPAQESLAEAGLLADQRIRLVRRRPRGISAARNTALSVARGRWITVLDSDDELSEDALSRIQEFLATSGASWVYTDYQELVAGSERTIRLPAYPSASRMRWSILTRPRLPFKHSGMSMDRNLLVRLGGYDERLPIKVDVELVLRALSHGVRPRHLAHPVVRFRRHPGSVSRKRFAGLAVWFDLIDRYSRPRLPGLALGVKVVRATSEVAKWLVSVAGR is encoded by the coding sequence ATGGCAGGAGGGGACGGGCGTCCACCGGCATACCCCGAGGTGCCGGGGGTCGAGTCCGCCCCGGTCGGCCTTCTGCCGTCCGAACCGCCGCTGACCCCGGCGATCTCCGTGTGCATCGCGGTTCGTGACCGCCCCGAGCTGCTCGTGAAGGCGATCCGCAGCGTTCTGGCCGGGCGGTTCGACGACTACGAGGTCGTCGTGGTCGACGACGGGTCGGTCGTACCCGCCCAGGAGTCACTGGCCGAGGCGGGTCTGCTGGCCGACCAGCGGATCCGGCTGGTTCGGCGCAGGCCGCGCGGGATCAGTGCCGCCCGCAACACCGCTCTCAGCGTCGCGCGCGGGCGGTGGATCACCGTGTTGGACTCCGACGACGAACTGTCGGAGGACGCCCTGAGCCGGATCCAGGAGTTCCTGGCCACCTCGGGCGCCTCCTGGGTCTACACCGACTACCAGGAGCTGGTGGCGGGCTCCGAACGCACCATCAGGCTGCCCGCCTATCCGAGCGCCAGCCGGATGCGCTGGTCGATCCTGACCCGGCCACGGCTGCCGTTCAAGCACTCCGGCATGTCGATGGACCGCAACCTCCTGGTCCGACTCGGCGGATACGACGAGCGTCTCCCGATCAAGGTCGACGTCGAGCTGGTGCTGCGGGCGCTCAGCCACGGAGTCCGGCCACGACACCTGGCCCACCCGGTCGTCCGCTTCCGCCGGCACCCCGGCAGTGTCAGCCGGAAGCGGTTCGCCGGCCTCGCGGTGTGGTTCGACCTGATCGACCGGTACAGCCGGCCCCGACTGCCCGGCCTGGCCCTGGGCGTCAAGGTGGTGCGGGCGACCAGCGAGGTCGCCAAGTGGCTGGTGTCGGTCGCCGGGCGTTAG
- a CDS encoding glycosyltransferase family 4 protein: MNDTEPATAERPLRILAVTNLWPENGGYRGIFVHRQVTALRALGHHVDVEVVAQSRGRADYVLAAPRVRRRARTGRYDIVHVHYGMTAPAARLAGHPARVLSLYGSDVNEPRQRRITRLGWGGTRARIYVSRRLAEAAGDPAGHVVANGVDFALFRPADRAAARASLGIAPTDRVVLFGADPARPVKGYDLFTEVVGEVRRQGLPVRELVLSAPGQPEADLVRKYDAADLLLFTSRPGSEGSPTVVKEATAMGLPVVSVDVGDVAEVLDGVRPGAVVRFPDGPSHGEARTRLVRDLAGRVADVLAAGTRADGRDRNAWLDESRVARRITEIYRTVLRS, from the coding sequence GTGAACGACACCGAACCGGCGACGGCGGAGCGCCCGCTGCGGATCCTGGCCGTCACCAACCTGTGGCCCGAGAACGGTGGCTACCGAGGGATCTTCGTCCACCGGCAGGTGACGGCACTGCGCGCCCTGGGCCACCACGTCGACGTGGAGGTCGTCGCCCAGTCCCGAGGCAGGGCCGACTACGTGCTGGCCGCCCCTCGGGTACGACGGCGGGCCCGCACCGGCCGCTACGACATCGTGCACGTCCACTACGGGATGACCGCGCCGGCCGCCCGGCTGGCCGGTCATCCCGCGCGGGTGTTGTCGCTCTACGGCAGTGATGTCAACGAGCCCCGTCAGCGGCGGATCACCCGGCTCGGCTGGGGCGGTACGCGGGCCCGGATCTACGTCTCCCGCCGCCTGGCCGAGGCGGCCGGGGATCCGGCCGGGCACGTCGTCGCCAACGGGGTCGACTTCGCGCTGTTCCGCCCGGCGGACCGGGCCGCCGCACGGGCGTCGCTGGGCATCGCCCCGACCGACCGGGTGGTGCTGTTCGGTGCCGACCCGGCACGGCCCGTCAAGGGGTACGACCTGTTCACCGAGGTGGTGGGCGAGGTACGACGGCAGGGCCTGCCCGTACGCGAACTGGTCCTCTCCGCGCCGGGTCAACCCGAGGCGGACCTGGTCCGCAAGTACGACGCGGCCGACCTGCTGCTGTTCACCTCCCGGCCGGGGAGCGAGGGGTCGCCGACGGTGGTCAAGGAGGCCACGGCGATGGGGCTGCCGGTCGTCTCCGTGGACGTCGGCGACGTGGCGGAGGTGTTGGACGGCGTACGACCGGGGGCCGTGGTGCGGTTCCCCGACGGGCCGTCGCACGGCGAGGCCCGCACGCGGCTCGTCCGGGACCTCGCCGGGCGGGTGGCCGACGTGTTGGCCGCCGGCACCCGGGCGGACGGCCGGGACCGCAACGCCTGGCTCGACGAGAGCCGCGTCGCCCGCAGGATCACCGAGATCTACCGCACGGTGCTGCGGTCGTGA